The following proteins are encoded in a genomic region of Candidatus Cetobacterium colombiensis:
- a CDS encoding replication initiation protein, whose product MSEKHEMVEYSKDIATSINEYSAYELDIFLVIVFVSRNILKHDEVSELDNLKLELPVYMVKKLLSGTHNSRIKKALDNIFDTKVYLKNDRYTEVRHMFERLHYSDDYKNIFFELKKDYIKLFYNLTGNFTQHKIKEFTSLRSRYAKRIYQLIMSYKGLYKWEFEAKEFRKILDIPDSYSWPDLDIKIIKKVSKELEETTNIKNIAIDKIKNGRVIEKVVLKWTFKTPEVLEENDGEETKVIENLVDNDEELKERRKLSEESEIMIRAFNNFNDAIKEIMLEKARNYFLKELGKDTMDGYTKRIWDSVKNIYIIKAMKGEI is encoded by the coding sequence ATGTCAGAAAAACATGAAATGGTAGAATATTCAAAAGACATTGCTACAAGTATCAATGAATATTCAGCTTATGAGCTAGATATTTTCTTAGTTATAGTTTTTGTTTCAAGAAATATATTAAAACATGACGAAGTATCTGAATTAGACAATCTAAAATTAGAGCTTCCAGTTTATATGGTTAAAAAATTATTATCTGGAACACATAATTCAAGAATAAAAAAAGCTTTAGATAATATTTTTGATACTAAAGTATATTTAAAAAATGATAGATACACAGAAGTGAGACATATGTTTGAAAGACTTCATTATAGTGATGACTATAAGAATATTTTTTTTGAATTAAAAAAAGATTATATAAAATTATTTTATAATTTGACTGGAAACTTCACTCAACATAAAATAAAAGAGTTTACTTCATTAAGAAGTAGATATGCCAAGAGAATCTATCAGTTAATAATGTCTTATAAAGGTTTATATAAATGGGAGTTTGAAGCAAAAGAATTTAGAAAAATATTGGATATACCTGATTCTTATAGTTGGCCAGATCTTGATATAAAAATAATAAAAAAAGTATCTAAAGAGTTGGAAGAGACTACAAATATAAAAAATATAGCAATAGATAAAATAAAAAATGGTAGAGTTATAGAAAAGGTAGTTTTAAAATGGACGTTTAAAACTCCAGAAGTTTTAGAAGAAAATGATGGAGAAGAGACTAAAGTTATAGAAAATTTAGTTGATAATGATGAAGAGCTAAAAGAAAGAAGAAAATTATCAGAAGAAAGTGAAATAATGATAAGAGCTTTTAATAATTTTAATGATGCTATAAAAGAAATTATGCTTGAAAAGGCTAGGAATTATTTTTTAAAAGAATTAGGGAAAGATACTATGGATGGTTATACTAAGAGAATATGGGATAGTGTAAAAAATATTTATATAATAAAAGCTATGAAGGGCGAAATATAA